A DNA window from Amphiprion ocellaris isolate individual 3 ecotype Okinawa chromosome 8, ASM2253959v1, whole genome shotgun sequence contains the following coding sequences:
- the slc12a5b gene encoding solute carrier family 12 member 5b — translation MLNNMTDGEEGEGGPNSQGDGNPKESSPFINSSAATDAEKSQQYDGKNMALFEEEMDTSPMVSSLLSTLANYSNLPTGSKEHEEAENNEEGARPSKKPVKAPQLGTLMGVYLPCIQNIFGVILFLRMTWMVGIGGVFGSFIIVFMCCSTTMLTAISMSAIATNGVVPAGGSYYMISRSLGPEFGGAVGICFYLGTTFAGAMYILGCIEILLIYIVPQAAIFKIEGLEGAEAEAALLNNMRVYGTIVLSFMALVVFVGVKYVNKLALVFLACVILSILAVYAGVIKTAIDPPVFPVCLLGNRTLMSKGYDVCAKVIEIDNDTITTKLWRSFCDSEYLNATCDEYFTNNNVTEIQGIPGVTSGILAENLFGNYLEKGMILEKRGLASDSDPDSPTTNSNRFVLADITSFFTLLVGIYFPSVTGQQQISSVKRRGGCTSG, via the exons gtGATGGGAATCCCAAAGAGAGCAGTCCTTTCATCAACAGCAGCGCAGCCACTGATGCGGAAAAGAGCCAGCAGTACGATGGCAAGAACATGGCTCTGTTTGAG gaggagatggacaccagtccaatggtctcctctctgctcagcACTCTGGCCAACTACTCCAACCTGCCAACTGGCAGCAAAGAGCACGAAGAGGCCGAGAATAACGAGGAGGGAGCACGTCCATCTAAAAAACCTGTCAAG gCTCCCCAGTTGGGCACTCTGATGGGAGTGTACTTGCCGTGCATCCAGAATATTTTCGGCGTGATCCTCTTCCTGCGGATGACGTGGATGGTGGGGATTGGCGGCGTCTTCGGCTCATTCATAATTGTCTTCATGTGTTGTTCCACG aCCATGCTCACAGCCATATCCATGAGTGCCATTGCAACAAATGGAGTCGTACCAG CTGGAGGTTCGTACTACATGATCTCTCGCTCTCTGGGGCCCGAGTTTGGCGGCGCCGTTGGGATCTGCTTCTACCTGGGCACCACATTCGCAGGCGCCATGTACATTCTTGGTTGCATTGAAATTTTGCTG ATTTATATTGTTCCTCAGGCAGCCATCTTTAAGATTGAGGGCCTGGAGGGGGCAGAAGCAGAAGCCGCTCTGCTCAACAACATGCGTGTTTACGGCACCATCGTGCTGAGCTTCATGGCGCTGGTGGTGTTTGTGGGGGTCAAATACGTCAACAAGCTGGCGCTGGTCTTCCTTGCCTGCGTCATCCTCTCTATTCTGGCTGTTTACGCCGGCGTCATCAAGACTGCAATCGACCCCCCTGTCTTCCC CGTCTGCCTCCTGGGGAATCGAACTCTCATGTCTAAAGGATACGACGTGTGCGCAAAGGTGATTGAAATAGACAACGACACCATCACCACCAAGCTGTGGAGATCCTTCTGTGATTCCGAGTACCTTAATGCCACATGTGACGAATACTTCACCAACAACAATGTGACGGAGATACAGGGAATCCCAGGGGTCACCAGCGGCATCCTGGCAG AAAACCTCTTTGGGAACTATCTGGAAAAAGGGATGATCCTGGAGAAGCGTGGACTTGCGTCTGATTCGGATCCAGACAGTCCCACAACAAACTCCAACCGCTTTGTCCTGGCAGACATCACCAGCTTCTTCACTCTGCTGGTGGGGATCTACTTCCCATCTGTTACAGGTCAGCAGCAGATAAGTTCAGTGAAGAGACGAGGGGGCTGCACATCTGGCTGA
- the rbm39b gene encoding RNA-binding protein 39b, translating into MADDFDVEAMLEAPYRKDENKSSHANGHDDQSKKKRRSRSKSRSPGSRKRRSRSKDKKKGKKRSKSRERKRSRSRERHRSRSRSKDRSGRYRARRSPIRKRSKSRSPFKKEKSPIRQPIDNLTPEERDARTVFCMQLAARIRARDLEDFFSAVGKVRDVRMISDRNSRRSKGIAYIEFVEASSVPLAIGLTGQRLLGVPIIVQASQAEKNRAAAAANNLQKGSSGPMRLYVGSLHFNITEEMLRGIFEPFGKIEGIQLMMDSETGRSKGYGFISFADAECAKKALEQLNGFELAGRPMKVGHVTERSDSSTASSFLDNDELERTGIDLGTTGRLQLMARLAEGTGLKIPPAAQQALQMTGSIPFGNIAAPAVPAPAPSQALNLPSQPLATHCLQLSNLFNPQAENDPSWASEIQDDVIEECNKHGGIVHIYVDKNSAQGNVYVKCPSIPAAMATVNALHGRWFAGKMITAAYVPLPTYHNLFPDSVTAKQLLMPARR; encoded by the exons ATGGCTGACGATTTTGACGTTGAGGCCATGCTGGAGGCTCCATATCGAAAG GATGAGAACAAATCTTCTCATGCAAACGGACACGATGATCAGAGCAAGAA GAAAAGGAGGAGCCGAAGCAAAAGCCGGAGCCCTGGCTCTAGGAAGAGGAGAAGcagaagcaaagacaaaaagaaggGTAAGAAGAGGAGCAAGAGCCGAGAAAGGAAACGAAGCCGCAGCAGAGAACGACATCGCAGCCGCTCTCGAAGCAAGGATCGATCTGGACGGTACAGAGCACGCAGGAGTCCCAT CCGGAAACGTTCCAAAAGTCGAAGCCccttcaaaaaagaaaagagtccCATCAG gCAACCAATTGACAATCTAACACCAGAGGAAAGAGACGCTCGTACAGTTTTCTGTATGCAGCTTGCTGCAAGAATCAGAGCACGAGACCTGGAAGATTTCTTTTCAGCTGTTGGAAAG GTCAGAGATGTGAGAATGATCTCGGACAGAAACTCTCGCAGATCAAAGGGCATTGCTTACATAGAGTTTGTGGAGGCCTCTTCTGTACCACTGGCAATTGGATTGACCGGCCAGAGGCTTTTAGGAGTGCCCATCATCGTCCAGGCATCTCAG gcagagaaaaacagagcGGCTGCTGCTGCCAACAACCTACAGAAGGGCAGTTCAGGTCCGATGCGGCTGTATGTTGGGTCACTGCACTTCAACATCACTGAAGAAATGCTTCGAGGGATCTTTGAGCCGTTTGGGAAG ATTGAAGGAATCCAGCTCATGATGGACAGTGAAACTGGACGATCCAAAGGATATGGCTTCATATCG tTTGCAGACGCAGAATGTGCAAAAAAGGCACTGGAGCAACTGAATGGCTTTGAGCTTGCTGGACGTCCAATGAAGGTGGGGCATGTTACAGAGCGCTCAGACTCATCGACAGCCAGCTCGTTCCTGGATAATGATGAGCTTGAGAGAACCGGCATCGACCTTGGCACCACAGGACGTCTACAGCTTATGGCTCGACTAGCAGAAG GAACTGGTCTGAAGATTCCTCCTGCTGCTCAACAGGCTCTACAGATGACTGGGTCCATACCTTTTGGGAACATTGCTGCTCCAGCAG TTCCAGCTCCCGCTCCAAGCCAAGCTTTGAACCTGCCATCGCAGCCTCTGGCCACGCACTGCCTCCAGCTGTCCAACCTGTTCAACCCACAAGC AGAAAATGATCCAAGCTGGGCTTCTGAAATCCAAGACGACGTGATTGAAGAGTGCAACAAACACGGAGGAATCGTTCACATCTATGTTGATAAGAACTCTGCTCAA GGAAATGTGTATGTGAAGTGTCCCTCAATACCAGCAGCGATGGCCACTGTTAATGCACTTCATGGACGCTGGTTTGCAG GAAAAATGATAACAGCTGCCTACGTTCCTTTACCAACCTACCACAACCTTTTCCCTGATTCAGTAACAGCAAAGCAGCTTCTAATGCCGGCACGTCGATAG